A single window of Leptospira semungkisensis DNA harbors:
- a CDS encoding DUF4340 domain-containing protein, producing MRNKLYLLGAAAVLLFIAFFLIEENKEDLTEIQYWKFPIDRIEYLPPSEEWLEKADEKFHKNAFTISVKEGIKKGGKFFLVSNLDKETGKSIEFEGGYNAENTVRDFSVFRVKSTEPVTAGIPIKDSLYVGEGSPKLIIYSGNNSRTLRIGRKHFSNSTRIILDSESSPVLLTVSSYLFDRFQKGPEDFRLKALLSLNKEYIKEISYIDEGGKAVRVDNTPYEEKNNKKNFWRRLSGTIILLEPRIGEELYRSVTSLKVELFPDEPNGAGFGVGTVLAPNSNQNEFSLASLKVLLSDGNEIIYRFHMPTTIGDKKLNPVIRIVNGNFKEPPFYVSEESLLKIQHAVSKIQNAKAIVKPAKTNPKKATPKKQ from the coding sequence ATGAGAAATAAACTTTATCTTCTCGGAGCGGCGGCAGTACTTCTCTTTATCGCCTTCTTCTTAATTGAAGAGAATAAGGAAGATTTAACCGAGATCCAATATTGGAAATTTCCGATCGATCGGATCGAATATCTTCCACCTAGTGAAGAATGGTTGGAAAAAGCGGACGAGAAATTCCACAAGAACGCGTTTACTATCTCCGTTAAGGAAGGAATCAAGAAAGGTGGAAAGTTTTTTCTAGTTTCGAATCTGGATAAAGAAACCGGAAAAAGCATAGAGTTCGAAGGCGGATACAATGCCGAAAATACTGTCCGAGATTTCAGTGTCTTTCGCGTCAAGAGTACAGAGCCTGTGACGGCCGGAATTCCTATTAAAGATTCATTATATGTAGGAGAAGGTTCTCCTAAGTTAATAATCTATTCAGGAAATAATTCCAGGACTTTGAGAATCGGAAGAAAGCATTTTTCCAATTCGACCAGGATCATTTTGGATTCGGAGTCTTCTCCTGTTTTACTTACTGTATCTTCTTATTTGTTTGATAGATTCCAAAAAGGGCCGGAGGATTTTCGTCTAAAGGCATTGCTCAGTCTGAATAAGGAATATATTAAAGAAATTTCATATATAGACGAAGGCGGCAAGGCAGTTCGAGTAGATAATACGCCTTACGAAGAAAAGAATAACAAAAAGAATTTTTGGCGTAGGCTGTCTGGTACGATCATTCTACTCGAACCTAGAATTGGAGAGGAATTATATAGATCCGTTACCAGTCTAAAAGTAGAGCTTTTTCCGGATGAACCGAATGGGGCCGGCTTTGGCGTGGGAACTGTTCTTGCTCCCAATTCCAATCAAAATGAATTCTCTTTAGCCAGTCTGAAAGTGTTACTTTCAGACGGAAATGAGATCATCTATCGTTTTCATATGCCTACTACGATCGGCGATAAGAAACTGAATCCTGTCATTCGCATAGTAAATGGAAACTTTAAAGAGCCTCCTTTCTATGTTTCAGAAGAAAGCCTTTTAAAAATCCAACATGCGGTTTCAAAAATACAAAATGCAAAGGCTATCGTGAAACCTGCAAAAACGAATCCGAAGAAAGCGACTCCTAAAAAGCAATGA